One region of Candidatus Krumholzibacteriia bacterium genomic DNA includes:
- a CDS encoding endolytic transglycosylase MltG — MKHMQTVFKVLIALAIAGAVFIVFVVSDVTRRTARGGDPVRIIVAEGDGFGTVLAELQANGLVRRGWTFTFFARVLGHDRDIRRGTYEFIPGTPPVDVLRALVRGDVLSMRVTVPEGFNRWQIARAFGPAGVDSLAMAAEIRNPELLAALR; from the coding sequence ATGAAACATATGCAGACCGTGTTCAAGGTACTCATCGCACTGGCGATCGCCGGGGCGGTGTTCATCGTCTTCGTGGTGTCGGACGTGACCCGGCGTACCGCCCGCGGCGGAGATCCCGTGCGCATCATCGTGGCCGAGGGCGACGGCTTCGGCACGGTGCTGGCCGAACTGCAGGCGAACGGCCTGGTGCGGCGCGGTTGGACGTTCACGTTCTTCGCGCGCGTGCTGGGCCACGATCGCGACATCCGGCGCGGTACCTATGAATTCATTCCCGGGACCCCGCCGGTGGATGTCCTGCGCGCGCTGGTGCGCGGCGACGTGCTTTCCATGCGGGTCACGGTTCCCGAGGGGTTCAACCGCTGGCAGATCGCCCGGGCGTTCGGGCCGGCGGGTGTGGATTCGCTGGCGATGGCCGCGGAGATCCGGAATCCGGAACTCCTGGCCGCGCTTCGGG
- the ruvX gene encoding Holliday junction resolvase RuvX, whose protein sequence is MTRAAGERRILGLDPGERRVGLAVSDPLGITAQGLETFDRRRDGDLLDRVRALLVEYDVERIVVGYPLALSGRETDSSRLATELAGALRKTFDVPVDLWDERLSSVEAERTLRGERAEKGAVDRVAAVLILQGYLDAHRHRDVRP, encoded by the coding sequence GTGACGCGGGCCGCCGGAGAACGGCGCATCCTGGGCCTGGACCCGGGCGAGCGGCGTGTCGGGCTGGCGGTGAGCGATCCGCTTGGCATTACCGCGCAGGGCCTGGAGACGTTCGACCGTCGCCGGGACGGCGACCTGCTGGACCGCGTGCGCGCGCTGCTGGTCGAGTACGACGTCGAGCGCATCGTGGTGGGCTACCCGTTGGCGCTCAGCGGGCGGGAAACGGATTCTTCGCGGCTCGCCACCGAACTGGCCGGCGCGCTGCGCAAGACCTTTGACGTTCCCGTCGACCTGTGGGACGAGCGCCTGTCGAGCGTGGAGGCGGAACGCACCCTGCGCGGGGAGCGCGCTGAGAAGGGGGCGGTGGACCGGGTGGCGGCGGTGCTGATCCTGCAGGGATACCTGGATGCGCACCGTCACCGGGACGTGCGACCATGA
- a CDS encoding PP2C family protein-serine/threonine phosphatase codes for MTGPFTVVISLVYLVVGVSGFLLALTLLRVGRNSAPTRAAALMLFFASVGPLLSASGIILERSLRDGAVLYTSMVVNFEYLWEFYFPSLLLFALSFPTENRVLNRYPALGLVIFLPYIFHLAAMMFGDRMLDQLSRMPDSIATEGEFGVGPRELTLTGFDAVLGALVRMLERVHRNLFAVVNIVYSLVALEILNRSQNGPVNARLSRQLRVVALGVLASVIFYTFAKVALLARIPAIPDNTGLALLNLSLVASGGAIAYAVIRHQFLGVRNVLERSLLYGVVAALFAGIYLLLVRPIAIFFGQYSAGGREAFEAGFVMLVVIAFQPAIERAESVLEHALARGRGGLAQRFKRVGDGVAAATTREDLDLTVTRGLREVLDASDARLVLVSNGSDPVAAALLKIGEPVRRRDLLAPAEPRRRPWRRRPRKRREDGDAPPTLRPDLLPAGIDVFVPIIQGRTCVAYVTLAEKVYGLTYGAEELGHLALLSTQIGAAFQNIRLLAESVERKVFEEELKIARKIQMQMLPSAPPSLPGFDLFGVTVPSRQVGGDYYDFVLVDGRWLVVVVADVSGKGIPASILTATLQATVRTNTDAQTQPRDMMARLNRLLYRNTSAAEFATVFYAVLDMESGAVRFSNAGHEFPFLVTGAGARMIEESGMVLGCLEEFDYLECDCHVPAGGSLVVYTDGVTDSEARNGDYYGAPRLRSVLERNGDMSARDVCRRVIEDVRAFGDGENQDDLTVVVLKRNP; via the coding sequence ATGACCGGTCCCTTTACCGTCGTCATATCGCTGGTCTACCTCGTCGTCGGGGTATCCGGCTTCCTGCTCGCCCTCACCCTGCTGCGCGTGGGCCGCAACAGCGCCCCCACCCGCGCCGCCGCGTTGATGCTGTTCTTCGCCAGCGTGGGACCGCTGCTCTCCGCGTCCGGCATCATCCTGGAGCGTTCGTTGCGCGACGGGGCTGTGCTCTATACCAGCATGGTGGTCAACTTCGAGTACCTGTGGGAGTTCTACTTTCCGTCCCTGCTGCTCTTCGCGCTCAGTTTTCCCACCGAGAACCGCGTTCTGAACCGCTACCCGGCCCTGGGACTGGTCATTTTTCTGCCCTACATCTTCCACCTCGCCGCCATGATGTTCGGCGACCGCATGCTCGATCAACTCTCCCGCATGCCCGACAGCATCGCCACCGAGGGCGAGTTCGGCGTGGGGCCGCGCGAACTCACGCTGACGGGATTCGACGCCGTGCTGGGCGCGCTGGTGCGCATGCTGGAGCGCGTGCACCGCAACCTGTTTGCCGTCGTCAACATCGTCTACTCGCTGGTCGCGCTCGAGATTCTCAACCGCAGCCAGAACGGGCCGGTGAACGCGCGCCTGTCGCGCCAGTTGCGCGTGGTGGCGCTGGGTGTGCTGGCCAGCGTTATCTTCTATACCTTCGCCAAGGTGGCGCTGCTGGCCCGCATCCCCGCGATCCCGGACAACACCGGTCTCGCGCTGCTAAACCTGTCCCTGGTGGCCAGCGGCGGGGCGATCGCCTACGCGGTCATTCGTCACCAGTTTCTCGGCGTACGCAACGTGCTGGAGCGCTCGCTGCTGTACGGCGTGGTGGCCGCGCTCTTCGCGGGCATCTACCTGCTGCTGGTGCGCCCTATCGCCATATTCTTCGGCCAGTACAGCGCGGGTGGCCGTGAAGCTTTCGAAGCCGGCTTCGTGATGCTGGTGGTTATTGCGTTTCAACCCGCCATCGAACGCGCGGAATCGGTTCTCGAGCACGCACTGGCGCGTGGGCGCGGTGGATTGGCGCAGCGTTTCAAGCGCGTGGGCGACGGGGTGGCCGCGGCCACGACACGCGAAGACCTCGATCTTACCGTCACCCGGGGGCTGCGCGAGGTGCTCGACGCGTCCGACGCGCGGCTGGTGCTGGTTTCCAACGGCAGCGACCCGGTGGCGGCGGCGCTGCTCAAGATCGGAGAGCCGGTGCGGCGCCGCGACCTTCTCGCACCCGCGGAGCCACGCCGCCGGCCGTGGCGTCGCCGCCCGCGCAAGCGGCGCGAGGATGGCGACGCGCCGCCCACGCTCAGGCCCGATCTGCTGCCGGCCGGTATCGACGTGTTCGTACCCATCATCCAGGGCCGCACCTGCGTGGCCTACGTGACCCTGGCGGAGAAGGTCTACGGCCTGACCTACGGCGCCGAGGAACTCGGCCACCTGGCGCTGCTGTCCACACAGATCGGCGCCGCCTTCCAGAACATCCGGCTGCTGGCCGAGAGCGTGGAACGCAAGGTGTTCGAAGAGGAGTTGAAGATCGCGCGCAAGATCCAGATGCAGATGCTGCCCAGCGCGCCGCCATCGCTGCCGGGGTTCGACCTGTTCGGTGTCACCGTTCCCAGCCGGCAGGTGGGCGGTGATTATTACGACTTTGTGCTCGTCGACGGGCGCTGGCTCGTGGTAGTGGTGGCCGACGTTTCCGGCAAGGGTATCCCGGCGTCGATCCTGACCGCCACGCTGCAGGCCACGGTGAGAACCAACACCGATGCGCAGACGCAACCGCGCGACATGATGGCGCGTCTGAACCGGCTGCTGTACCGCAACACCAGTGCCGCGGAGTTCGCCACCGTGTTCTACGCGGTTCTGGACATGGAGAGCGGTGCGGTGCGCTTCAGCAACGCGGGGCACGAGTTTCCCTTCCTCGTCACCGGCGCCGGCGCCCGCATGATCGAGGAGAGCGGCATGGTGCTGGGGTGTCTGGAGGAGTTCGACTATCTCGAATGCGACTGTCACGTGCCCGCGGGTGGTTCACTGGTGGTGTACACGGATGGCGTCACGGATTCCGAGGCGCGTAACGGCGATTACTACGGCGCGCCCCGGTTGCGCTCGGTGCTGGAACGCAACGGTGACATGAGTGCGCGCGACGTGTGCCGGCGCGTGATCGAGGACGTGCGTGCCTTCGGCGACGGCGAGAACCAGGACGACCTCACCGTCGTGGTCCTGAAGAGGAACCCGTGA
- a CDS encoding ATP-binding protein translates to MGGNVEQMILNIPSDLKYLGAVDAAIQDLAREFSFSLDAINDVSTALIEACSNAIEHGNRFDPNKRVVVTLCFNGQSFAASVKDEGSGFNFQKALDEDSPPDPMSERGRGLMIMKAFTDRLSFRYADGGLYVELAKNRGDDGPEE, encoded by the coding sequence ATGGGCGGCAACGTCGAGCAAATGATCCTGAACATCCCGAGCGACCTCAAGTACCTCGGCGCGGTGGATGCTGCCATCCAGGACCTGGCACGGGAGTTCTCGTTCTCCCTGGATGCGATCAATGACGTCAGTACCGCGTTGATCGAGGCGTGCAGCAATGCCATTGAGCACGGGAACCGGTTCGATCCGAACAAGCGGGTGGTCGTGACGTTGTGCTTCAACGGGCAGTCTTTTGCTGCCAGCGTCAAGGATGAGGGCAGCGGCTTCAATTTCCAGAAGGCCCTTGACGAAGACTCGCCGCCGGACCCGATGAGCGAGCGCGGCCGGGGTCTGATGATCATGAAGGCCTTCACCGACAGGCTTTCGTTCCGTTACGCCGACGGCGGTCTGTACGTCGAACTCGCCAAGAATCGCGGAGACGACGGGCCGGAGGAATGA
- a CDS encoding STAS domain-containing protein, producing MKITQREVGNAVILDLNGKLTGGPDAEVFRDVFKSLIDQGKKNVVVNLEKVSWINSTGLGILISGYTSVRRAGGDLVVMHASDRIESILYVTKLNLLFKSFEAEEDALKAFTPAS from the coding sequence TTGAAGATCACGCAGAGAGAAGTTGGGAACGCGGTTATTCTTGACCTGAACGGGAAGCTGACCGGCGGCCCGGATGCGGAAGTTTTCCGCGACGTGTTCAAGTCCCTCATCGACCAGGGCAAGAAGAACGTGGTCGTGAACCTGGAGAAGGTCTCGTGGATCAACTCCACCGGTCTCGGCATCCTCATCAGCGGCTACACGTCGGTTCGGCGCGCGGGCGGCGACCTGGTCGTCATGCACGCGTCGGATCGCATCGAGAGTATCCTCTACGTCACCAAGCTCAATCTCCTCTTCAAGTCCTTCGAGGCGGAAGAGGATGCGTTGAAAGCTTTCACGCCCGCCAGCTAG
- a CDS encoding RluA family pseudouridine synthase, which translates to MGDARLTVVVAESGAGQRLDRYCAATLPAYSRTRIQSLNAAGAVRVNGRARPDSHLLAAGDTIEIEAGAVAQPAATRAVPAPQSIDIAVVYEDESLVVVNKPAGLVVHPAHGNWDGTLVNALLGRGTTLAGLGGGDRPGVVHRLDKDTSGVMVLAKTDASYRALTAEIKERRFDKTYHAIVFGNLRAPRVTVDEPVARHRVHRQRMAVVPGGRPAATEVIVVDTYYHFDYIRATTRTGRTHQIRVHLAHIDNPLLGDSVYGGRRQRIRTGRARSRETIERLLKIMRRHALHASVLSFTHPETARRMTFTTALPADMRLALETLYREDRAKEV; encoded by the coding sequence ATGGGCGACGCACGTCTGACAGTTGTCGTCGCCGAAAGCGGCGCCGGGCAGCGCCTCGACCGCTACTGCGCCGCCACGCTTCCCGCTTACTCGCGGACCCGGATCCAATCCCTCAATGCGGCGGGCGCCGTGCGTGTCAACGGACGCGCGCGGCCGGACAGCCATTTGCTGGCGGCGGGTGACACCATCGAGATAGAAGCCGGCGCCGTGGCGCAGCCCGCTGCGACCCGCGCCGTCCCCGCGCCGCAATCAATCGATATTGCGGTGGTGTATGAGGACGAGTCGCTGGTGGTGGTGAACAAGCCCGCCGGACTCGTGGTTCACCCCGCGCACGGCAACTGGGACGGGACGCTGGTGAACGCGCTGCTGGGGCGCGGCACCACGCTGGCTGGACTGGGGGGTGGCGACCGCCCGGGCGTGGTGCACCGGCTGGACAAGGATACCTCCGGCGTGATGGTGCTGGCCAAGACCGACGCGAGTTACCGGGCGCTAACCGCCGAGATCAAGGAGAGGCGCTTCGACAAGACCTACCACGCGATCGTCTTCGGCAACCTGCGCGCGCCGCGCGTGACCGTCGACGAGCCGGTTGCGCGCCACCGGGTGCACCGCCAGCGCATGGCGGTCGTGCCGGGGGGACGCCCCGCGGCCACCGAGGTGATCGTGGTGGACACCTACTACCATTTCGACTATATTCGCGCGACCACCCGGACGGGACGGACGCATCAGATTCGCGTCCACCTTGCTCATATCGACAACCCGCTCCTGGGGGACTCCGTTTACGGTGGCCGGAGGCAGAGGATCAGAACGGGACGTGCGCGCTCGCGGGAGACGATCGAACGCCTGCTCAAGATCATGCGACGACACGCGCTGCACGCGTCGGTGTTGTCGTTCACGCACCCGGAAACCGCGCGGCGGATGACATTCACGACGGCGCTGCCCGCCGACATGCGACTCGCCCTGGAAACCCTGTACCGGGAAGACCGGGCGAAGGAGGTCTAG
- the lspA gene encoding signal peptidase II, with the protein MRFLVPAALVVVIDQLTKQLIWRNGQNYEIVAGFLNITLVKNAGAAFGIFQGGRLFFIVASVVALVLISLVAFRLPRAEKFRRLCLGLVLGGAIGNLVDRVLHGEVIDFIQIGFTGHYWPVFNVADMAVTIGAALLVLVALRTKETHVDAPATDGALVAPRDQRAPER; encoded by the coding sequence GTGCGGTTTCTTGTTCCCGCCGCACTTGTCGTCGTCATCGACCAGCTCACCAAACAGCTCATCTGGCGAAACGGACAGAACTACGAGATCGTTGCCGGCTTTCTGAACATCACGCTCGTCAAGAACGCGGGCGCGGCGTTCGGTATCTTCCAGGGTGGCCGCCTGTTCTTCATCGTCGCCAGCGTGGTGGCGCTGGTGTTGATCTCGCTGGTGGCGTTTCGTCTGCCGCGCGCAGAGAAGTTCCGCCGCCTGTGCCTGGGCCTTGTCCTCGGCGGGGCCATCGGCAACCTCGTCGATCGCGTCCTGCACGGAGAGGTCATCGACTTCATCCAGATCGGTTTCACCGGTCACTACTGGCCCGTGTTCAACGTTGCGGACATGGCGGTGACGATCGGCGCGGCGCTGCTGGTGCTGGTTGCGCTGCGCACGAAGGAAACGCATGTCGACGCGCCCGCCACCGACGGCGCCCTGGTTGCCCCGCGCGACCAGCGCGCGCCGGAGCGTTAG
- a CDS encoding TraR/DksA family transcriptional regulator, with amino-acid sequence MNKRELQRFRTLVEAERQRVLQRLGMIEEEIQGMAASQSGNQSYSNHMADIGSDVIEQEQAFLHASQGTDYVIALEAALRRIDKGTYGVCEECSEKIPPRRLEAFLAARLCIKCQSRAEKMQRS; translated from the coding sequence ATGAACAAGAGAGAACTGCAGCGTTTCAGGACACTCGTCGAAGCGGAACGGCAGCGCGTCCTCCAGCGGCTGGGCATGATCGAGGAGGAGATCCAGGGTATGGCGGCGAGCCAGTCCGGGAACCAGAGCTACTCCAACCACATGGCCGACATAGGCTCCGACGTGATCGAACAGGAGCAGGCGTTCCTGCACGCCAGCCAGGGCACCGACTACGTGATCGCACTCGAGGCTGCCCTGCGCCGCATCGACAAGGGCACCTACGGTGTGTGCGAGGAGTGCAGCGAGAAGATTCCGCCGCGGCGTCTCGAGGCGTTTCTCGCCGCGCGGCTGTGCATCAAGTGCCAGTCCCGCGCTGAAAAGATGCAGAGGAGCTAG
- the ileS gene encoding isoleucine--tRNA ligase: MSDTRFPRLASSQAVPAAEEAMSAYWEREGIFQRSVDERPADNPYVFYEGPPTANGRPGVHHVIARLCKDLVCRYKTMRGHRVVRKAGWDTHGLPVEIEVERSLGFDRKEQIEAYGIAEFNRKCRESVFKYEKDWVTFTRRIAFWVDMDHPYVTYDNRYIETVWWILKEFWKQGLIYQGYKSVPFCPRCQTSLSSHEVSQGYKDVTDPSVYIKFKRSGADEFFLAWTTTPWTLTCNAALAVAAKETYARVSHNGEVLVLAEALLGVLDGEVEVLDRVKGADLVGASYQPLFDYYKDTEGAFRVIAGDFVSLEDGTGIVHIAPAFGADDFRMHQEFGIPLIQGVRTDGTFEDAVTDWAGQFIKDADPLIIKWLKQHGKLYKSARVTHSYPFCWRCSTPLMYYARQSWYIRTTSYKDKMIEANARVNWIPKDVGESRFGNWLENNVDWSLSRERYWGTPLNIWTCDACGERDAVGSIEELRERATNLAADEASLDLHRPFVDDVELACACGGVMRRVKDVIDVWFDSGAMPFAQYHYPWDESGMFARQFPADYISEGIDQSRGWFYSLLAISVFLRGESPFRNCLTTGHILDKHGQKMSKSKRNTVDPGDVLDDDGADALRWYLCTTSPPWTPTRFDRDGVKDTARKLLENLRNVYAFFAMYASIDGYRHGKEAGEPSLLDRWILSRYNTTVSRVAGGLDEYDLTRAARTIERFVLDELSNWYVRRSRRRFWKGEMGPDKLAAYNTLYTVLDGMARLLAPFVPYLSDEIHLALRGRTATDGDGSSVHLESFPVSDAGAIDEALEAKMAVALAVVSLGRTVRNDAGVRVRQPLSEILVHSNDGASLDRFIDDSEISGLVLDELNVRAVRRVDKLGDLVRLSATPAFPVLGRKYGKRVPRIAAAIKSAPQEKLAAFMKTGALTLEVDGEAVAITREDAGVQVAAAEGYGAAEERGITVIVNLTLDDELRLEGAAREVVNRLQNLRKNSGFEVTDRIRLRYQGGEATARVFDAAGKLIAAETLADDIARGEVDWEHRTELDLDGERVTLWVQKCR, encoded by the coding sequence ATGAGCGATACCCGTTTCCCTAGGCTGGCCTCGTCGCAAGCCGTGCCCGCCGCCGAAGAGGCGATGTCCGCGTACTGGGAGCGCGAGGGCATCTTCCAGCGCAGCGTCGACGAGCGCCCCGCGGACAACCCCTACGTGTTCTACGAGGGCCCGCCCACCGCCAACGGCCGGCCCGGCGTGCACCACGTGATCGCACGCCTGTGCAAGGATCTCGTGTGCCGCTACAAGACCATGCGCGGGCACCGGGTGGTGCGCAAGGCGGGCTGGGACACGCACGGACTGCCGGTTGAGATCGAGGTGGAGCGCTCACTCGGCTTCGACCGCAAGGAGCAGATCGAGGCGTACGGCATCGCCGAGTTCAACCGCAAGTGCCGGGAGAGCGTGTTCAAGTACGAGAAGGACTGGGTGACGTTCACGCGCCGCATCGCGTTCTGGGTGGACATGGACCACCCCTACGTCACCTACGACAACCGCTACATCGAGACGGTGTGGTGGATTCTCAAGGAGTTCTGGAAGCAGGGGCTGATCTACCAGGGGTACAAGAGCGTCCCGTTCTGCCCGCGCTGCCAGACCTCGCTCTCCAGCCACGAGGTCAGCCAGGGCTACAAGGACGTCACCGACCCCAGCGTGTACATCAAATTCAAGCGCAGCGGCGCCGACGAGTTCTTCCTGGCGTGGACCACCACCCCGTGGACGCTCACCTGCAACGCCGCGCTGGCGGTGGCGGCGAAGGAGACCTACGCGCGCGTGTCGCACAACGGTGAGGTGCTGGTGCTGGCCGAGGCGCTGCTCGGTGTGCTGGACGGGGAGGTCGAGGTGCTCGATCGCGTGAAGGGTGCGGACCTGGTGGGTGCCTCCTACCAGCCGCTGTTCGACTACTACAAGGACACCGAGGGTGCCTTCCGCGTGATCGCGGGCGACTTCGTGAGCCTGGAGGACGGCACCGGCATCGTGCACATCGCACCCGCCTTCGGCGCGGACGACTTCCGCATGCACCAGGAGTTCGGGATCCCTCTCATCCAGGGTGTGCGGACCGACGGCACCTTCGAGGACGCGGTCACCGACTGGGCGGGCCAGTTCATCAAGGACGCCGATCCCCTCATCATCAAGTGGCTCAAGCAACACGGCAAGCTGTACAAGAGCGCCCGCGTCACCCACTCGTACCCGTTCTGCTGGCGCTGCTCGACCCCGCTGATGTACTACGCGCGGCAGTCGTGGTACATCCGCACCACATCGTACAAGGACAAGATGATCGAGGCCAACGCCCGCGTGAACTGGATCCCGAAAGACGTGGGGGAGTCCCGCTTCGGCAACTGGCTCGAGAACAACGTGGACTGGTCGCTGTCGCGCGAACGCTACTGGGGGACGCCGCTCAACATCTGGACCTGCGACGCGTGCGGCGAGCGCGACGCGGTGGGGAGCATCGAGGAACTGCGCGAGCGCGCTACCAACCTGGCCGCCGACGAGGCGTCGCTGGACCTGCACCGGCCGTTCGTGGACGACGTGGAACTCGCGTGCGCGTGCGGTGGCGTGATGCGGCGCGTGAAGGACGTCATCGACGTGTGGTTCGACTCCGGGGCCATGCCCTTTGCGCAGTACCACTACCCGTGGGACGAAAGCGGCATGTTCGCGCGGCAGTTTCCCGCCGACTACATCTCCGAGGGCATCGACCAGTCGCGCGGCTGGTTCTACTCGCTGCTGGCGATCTCGGTGTTCCTTCGGGGCGAGAGTCCGTTCCGCAACTGCCTGACCACCGGGCACATCCTGGACAAGCACGGGCAGAAGATGTCCAAGAGCAAGCGCAACACCGTGGACCCCGGGGACGTGCTCGACGACGACGGTGCCGATGCGCTGCGCTGGTACCTTTGCACCACCAGCCCGCCATGGACGCCCACCCGCTTCGACCGCGACGGTGTGAAGGACACCGCGCGCAAGCTGCTGGAGAACCTGCGCAACGTATACGCCTTCTTCGCCATGTACGCGTCCATCGACGGTTACCGCCACGGCAAGGAAGCAGGGGAGCCTTCGCTGCTCGACCGCTGGATCCTGTCGCGCTACAACACCACCGTGTCGCGCGTGGCCGGCGGGCTGGACGAGTATGACCTCACACGCGCCGCGCGTACCATCGAGCGCTTCGTCCTCGACGAACTCTCCAACTGGTACGTGCGCCGGTCGCGCCGCCGCTTCTGGAAGGGCGAGATGGGCCCGGACAAGCTGGCGGCCTACAACACGCTGTACACGGTGCTGGATGGCATGGCGCGCCTGCTCGCACCTTTCGTCCCCTATCTCTCTGACGAGATCCACCTGGCGCTGCGCGGCCGCACCGCGACCGACGGCGACGGCAGCAGCGTGCACCTGGAGTCGTTCCCGGTGTCGGACGCCGGCGCCATCGACGAGGCGCTGGAGGCAAAGATGGCCGTTGCGCTCGCGGTGGTGTCGCTGGGGCGCACGGTGCGCAACGACGCGGGTGTCCGCGTGCGCCAGCCGCTCTCCGAGATACTGGTTCATTCCAATGACGGCGCGTCGCTGGATCGTTTCATCGATGACAGCGAGATCTCCGGCCTGGTGCTCGACGAGTTGAACGTGCGCGCGGTGCGAAGGGTGGACAAACTGGGCGACCTGGTCCGTCTCTCCGCCACGCCCGCGTTCCCGGTGCTGGGCAGGAAGTACGGCAAGCGCGTGCCGCGCATCGCCGCGGCCATCAAGTCCGCGCCCCAGGAGAAACTGGCCGCCTTCATGAAGACCGGCGCGCTCACGCTCGAAGTAGACGGTGAGGCGGTTGCCATCACCCGCGAAGACGCCGGCGTGCAGGTGGCCGCGGCCGAGGGGTATGGCGCCGCCGAGGAACGCGGTATCACCGTGATCGTGAATCTCACCCTCGACGACGAGCTGCGCCTGGAGGGCGCGGCGCGCGAGGTTGTCAATCGCCTGCAGAATCTCCGTAAGAACTCGGGATTCGAGGTGACCGATCGCATCCGCCTGCGCTACCAGGGCGGCGAGGCCACCGCGCGCGTCTTCGATGCCGCCGGCAAACTGATCGCCGCCGAGACGCTGGCCGACGACATCGCGCGCGGCGAGGTGGACTGGGAGCACCGCACGGAACTGGATCTGGATGGCGAGCGCGTCACGTTGTGGGTGCAGAAATGTCGTTGA
- a CDS encoding purine-nucleoside phosphorylase translates to MHGLYDRIQDAAAAVAKRSRLKPRTGIVLGTGLGDLADAMLVDTVVPYEEIPHFVKSTTIGHKGNFVMGTLSGQPVITMQGRLHYYEGYSMQEITFPIRVMRALGVEDLLVFNAVGGMNPHLDLGDLVAVTDHINLMGDNPLIGWNDDRLGERFPDMSQPYSRELRARMEAVALETGTPLRRGVLVAVAGPNLETAAEYRFLRRMGADVVGMSLVPENLVAVHAGMKVLGICVVTDLCKPDALEPADLKRIIATANAAEPKLRRLVVEYLKRA, encoded by the coding sequence ATGCACGGACTCTACGATCGAATCCAGGACGCCGCCGCGGCGGTTGCCAAACGCAGCAGGTTGAAGCCACGCACCGGCATCGTGCTGGGCACGGGTCTCGGTGACCTCGCCGACGCCATGCTGGTCGACACCGTGGTTCCGTACGAAGAGATTCCCCACTTCGTCAAGTCCACCACCATCGGCCACAAGGGCAACTTCGTGATGGGCACGCTGAGCGGCCAGCCGGTCATCACCATGCAGGGACGTCTTCATTATTATGAGGGCTATTCCATGCAGGAGATCACGTTCCCGATACGGGTGATGCGCGCGCTCGGGGTGGAGGACCTGCTGGTGTTCAACGCGGTGGGCGGCATGAACCCGCACCTCGATCTCGGCGACCTCGTGGCCGTGACCGACCACATCAATCTGATGGGCGACAACCCGTTGATCGGCTGGAACGACGACCGGCTGGGGGAACGTTTCCCCGACATGTCGCAGCCGTACTCGCGCGAGCTGCGCGCCCGCATGGAAGCCGTCGCACTGGAAACCGGCACCCCGTTGCGCCGTGGCGTGCTGGTGGCCGTGGCCGGGCCCAACCTGGAGACGGCGGCCGAGTACCGCTTCCTGCGTCGCATGGGCGCGGATGTGGTGGGAATGTCGCTGGTGCCGGAGAACCTGGTGGCCGTGCACGCGGGCATGAAGGTGCTGGGCATCTGCGTGGTCACCGACCTGTGCAAACCGGACGCGCTCGAACCGGCGGATTTAAAGCGCATCATCGCCACCGCCAACGCCGCCGAACCGAAGTTGCGGCGCCTGGTCGTCGAATACCTCAAGCGGGCGTGA
- a CDS encoding DivIVA domain-containing protein gives MRITPLDVRKQEFRRIMRGLDSDEVYAFLATVADEYEAVLNDNKALRERLLELDDKVQEYKSIERTLRDTLLTAERVTVESKDNARREASLIVKEAQLEAERALRNITGEAARLRQEVQRLRSQRDGYLAKMKVVAESHVKFIESAENDFRAEDEALPEEPQRSSARPAAPAPRPKTLFEKPRAAQAAPAPRPAPAERPAPAPRPRAETRPQPEASDDEQIAGIGDILERLSQSQRDTIAPEPLETESGFTPEHRAASIPPRSPEPIVHAEPSESELNIEQIRRDLQRLASAPRPPDGPNAS, from the coding sequence ATGCGTATTACGCCGCTGGATGTTCGCAAACAGGAATTCCGCAGGATCATGCGTGGCCTCGACTCGGACGAGGTCTATGCGTTTCTCGCCACCGTCGCCGACGAGTACGAGGCCGTGCTCAACGACAACAAGGCGCTGCGCGAGCGGCTGCTCGAGCTCGACGACAAGGTGCAGGAGTACAAGTCCATCGAGCGCACGCTGCGGGACACGCTGCTCACCGCCGAACGCGTCACGGTGGAGTCCAAGGACAACGCGCGCCGCGAGGCGAGTCTGATCGTCAAGGAGGCGCAGCTCGAGGCGGAGCGCGCCCTGCGCAACATCACCGGCGAAGCCGCGCGGCTGCGCCAGGAAGTGCAGCGTCTGCGCTCGCAGCGCGACGGCTACCTGGCCAAGATGAAGGTGGTGGCCGAGTCGCACGTCAAGTTCATCGAGTCGGCGGAGAACGATTTCCGGGCCGAGGACGAGGCCCTGCCGGAAGAGCCGCAGCGTTCGTCGGCACGCCCCGCGGCGCCCGCGCCGCGGCCCAAGACGCTCTTTGAGAAACCGCGCGCGGCGCAGGCGGCGCCCGCGCCCCGTCCGGCACCGGCCGAGCGGCCCGCACCGGCCCCGCGGCCCAGAGCAGAGACACGGCCGCAGCCGGAGGCTTCGGACGACGAGCAGATTGCCGGCATCGGGGACATCCTCGAGCGCCTCTCGCAGAGCCAGCGCGATACCATCGCGCCGGAACCACTGGAGACCGAGTCCGGTTTCACGCCGGAGCACCGGGCCGCATCCATTCCGCCGCGCTCTCCCGAGCCCATTGTCCATGCGGAGCCGTCCGAATCGGAATTGAATATCGAGCAGATCCGGCGCGACCTGCAGCGGCTGGCGTCCGCGCCGCGTCCCCCCGACGGTCCCAACGCGTCGTAG